The proteins below come from a single Aegilops tauschii subsp. strangulata cultivar AL8/78 chromosome 6, Aet v6.0, whole genome shotgun sequence genomic window:
- the LOC109785176 gene encoding monothiol glutaredoxin-S6 isoform X1: protein MGIKQSELFLRREFSPEDPPPGVTARRVSAPSFSAPPNQNSDLRPPESRSATALPCHLEQAREMSLIRIAFSLVLLLAAAESVAATRSPSAFVQNAIYSNRITIFSKSYCPYCMRAKRIFKDLNEDPYVVELDLREDGREIQGVLLDLVGRNTVPQVFVYGHHVGGSDDTKTALSDGQLQKLLGKSQSQ, encoded by the exons ATGGGGATAAAACAAAGTGAACTATTTCTCAGAAGGGAATTTTCCCCGGAAGACCCTCCACCAGGAGTCACCGCTCGTCGGGTCTCCGCCCCCTCTTTCTCCGCTCCCCCGAATCAGAACTCCGACCTCCGACCTCCGGAGTCGCGCTCGGCGACGGCGCTGCCCTGCCACCTCGAGCAAGCAAGAGAGATGTCTCTAATCCGAATAGCTTTTTCTTtggtcctcctcctcgccgcggcGGAGTCCGTGGCGGCGACGCGCTCACCGTCGGCCTTCGTGCAGAACGCCATCTACTCCAACCGCATCACCATCTTCTCCAAATCGTACTGCCC GTACTGTATGCGTGCTAAGCGAATATTTAAAGACCTCAATGAAGATCCTTACGTTGTTGAACTTGATCTCCGAG AGGATGGCCGAGAAATTCAAGGTGTTCTTCTAGACCTAGTTGGGCGCAATACTGTGCCACAGGTGTTTGTGTATGGCCACCACGTTGGTGGCTCAGATG ATACAAAAACTGCTCTTTCAGACGGACAACTTCAGAAACTTCTTGGTAAGAGTCAGTCGCAGTGA
- the LOC109785176 gene encoding monothiol glutaredoxin-S6 isoform X2 → MGIKQSELFLRREFSPEDPPPGVTARRVSAPSFSAPPNQNSDLRPPESRSATALPCHLEQAREMSLIRIAFSLVLLLAAAESVAATRSPSAFVQNAIYSNRITIFSKSYCMRAKRIFKDLNEDPYVVELDLREDGREIQGVLLDLVGRNTVPQVFVYGHHVGGSDDTKTALSDGQLQKLLGKSQSQ, encoded by the exons ATGGGGATAAAACAAAGTGAACTATTTCTCAGAAGGGAATTTTCCCCGGAAGACCCTCCACCAGGAGTCACCGCTCGTCGGGTCTCCGCCCCCTCTTTCTCCGCTCCCCCGAATCAGAACTCCGACCTCCGACCTCCGGAGTCGCGCTCGGCGACGGCGCTGCCCTGCCACCTCGAGCAAGCAAGAGAGATGTCTCTAATCCGAATAGCTTTTTCTTtggtcctcctcctcgccgcggcGGAGTCCGTGGCGGCGACGCGCTCACCGTCGGCCTTCGTGCAGAACGCCATCTACTCCAACCGCATCACCATCTTCTCCAAATC GTACTGTATGCGTGCTAAGCGAATATTTAAAGACCTCAATGAAGATCCTTACGTTGTTGAACTTGATCTCCGAG AGGATGGCCGAGAAATTCAAGGTGTTCTTCTAGACCTAGTTGGGCGCAATACTGTGCCACAGGTGTTTGTGTATGGCCACCACGTTGGTGGCTCAGATG ATACAAAAACTGCTCTTTCAGACGGACAACTTCAGAAACTTCTTGGTAAGAGTCAGTCGCAGTGA